One window of the Pseudomonas knackmussii B13 genome contains the following:
- the rep gene encoding DNA helicase Rep: MSRLNPRQQEAVNYVGGPLLVLAGAGSGKTSVITRKIAYLVQQCGIRAQYIVAVTFTNKAAREMKERVSTLLRPGEGKGLTVSTFHNLGLNIIRKEYAALGYKPGFSIFDESDVKALMTDIMQKEYSGDDGIDEIKNLIGAWKNDLILPEEALEKARNPKEQTAAMVYLHYQRTLRAYNAVDFDDLILQPVKLFQNHPDILEKWRNRVRYMLVDEYQDTNASQYLLVKMLVQQRAHFTVVGDDDQSIYAWRGARPENLMQLKEDFPSLKVVMLEQNYRSTSRILKCANILIANNPHVFEKQLWSEMGEGDPIRVIRCRNEEAEAERVAMEILTIHLKTQRPYSEFAILYRGNYQAKLIELKLQHHQIPYRLSGGTSFFGRQEVKDVMSYFRLLVNPDDDNAFLRVINVPRREIGSTTLEKLGNYATERGISMFAAAGELGLSEHLDNRYVERLQRFKRFIDKVREQCAGNDPIGALRSMVMDIDYENWLRQNASSDKVADFRMGNVWFLIEALKNTLERDEEGDMTIEQAIAKLVLRDMLERQQEEEEGAEGVQMMTLHASKGLEFPYVFILGVEEEILPHRSSIEADTIEEERRLAYVGITRAKKNLAMTFAAKRKQYGEIIDCSPSRFLDELPPEDLVWEGQEDAPQEVKAAKGNAALADIRALLKR; this comes from the coding sequence ATGTCCCGACTCAATCCCCGGCAGCAGGAAGCCGTGAACTACGTCGGCGGCCCCTTGCTGGTGCTTGCCGGTGCCGGCTCCGGCAAGACCAGCGTGATCACCCGCAAGATCGCCTACCTGGTCCAGCAGTGCGGTATCCGCGCCCAATACATAGTCGCGGTGACCTTCACCAACAAGGCCGCACGCGAGATGAAGGAGCGCGTCAGCACCCTGCTGCGCCCCGGCGAAGGCAAGGGCCTGACGGTCTCCACCTTCCACAACCTGGGCCTGAACATCATCCGCAAGGAATACGCCGCGCTCGGCTACAAGCCGGGGTTCTCGATCTTCGACGAGAGCGACGTGAAGGCGCTGATGACGGACATCATGCAGAAGGAGTACTCCGGGGACGACGGCATTGACGAGATCAAGAACCTCATCGGCGCCTGGAAGAACGACCTGATCCTGCCGGAAGAGGCGCTGGAGAAGGCGCGCAACCCCAAGGAACAGACCGCGGCGATGGTCTACCTGCACTACCAGCGCACCCTGCGCGCGTACAACGCGGTGGACTTCGACGACCTCATCCTGCAGCCGGTGAAGCTGTTCCAGAACCACCCGGACATCCTGGAAAAGTGGCGCAACCGCGTGCGCTACATGCTGGTCGACGAATACCAGGACACCAACGCCAGCCAGTACCTGCTGGTGAAGATGCTGGTGCAGCAGCGCGCGCACTTCACCGTGGTGGGCGACGACGACCAGTCGATCTACGCCTGGCGCGGCGCGCGCCCGGAAAACCTGATGCAGCTGAAGGAAGACTTCCCTTCGCTGAAGGTGGTGATGCTGGAGCAGAACTACCGCTCCACCAGCCGCATCCTCAAATGCGCCAACATCCTCATCGCCAACAACCCGCACGTCTTCGAGAAACAGCTGTGGAGCGAGATGGGCGAAGGCGACCCGATCCGCGTGATCCGCTGCCGCAACGAGGAAGCCGAGGCCGAGCGGGTGGCGATGGAAATCCTCACCATCCACCTCAAGACGCAGCGACCCTACAGCGAATTCGCCATCCTCTACCGCGGCAACTACCAGGCCAAGCTGATCGAGCTGAAGCTGCAGCACCACCAGATTCCCTACCGCCTCTCCGGCGGCACCAGCTTCTTCGGCCGCCAGGAAGTGAAGGACGTGATGTCCTACTTCCGCCTGCTGGTGAACCCGGACGACGACAACGCCTTCCTGCGGGTGATCAACGTGCCGCGCCGGGAGATCGGCTCCACCACCCTGGAGAAACTCGGCAACTACGCCACCGAGCGCGGCATCTCGATGTTCGCCGCCGCCGGTGAACTGGGCCTGTCCGAGCACCTGGACAATCGCTATGTCGAACGCCTGCAGCGCTTCAAGCGCTTCATCGACAAGGTCCGCGAGCAATGCGCCGGCAACGATCCCATCGGCGCACTGCGCAGCATGGTGATGGACATCGACTACGAGAACTGGCTGCGGCAGAACGCCTCCAGCGACAAGGTCGCCGACTTCCGCATGGGTAACGTCTGGTTCCTCATCGAAGCGCTGAAGAACACCCTGGAGCGCGACGAAGAAGGCGACATGACCATCGAGCAGGCCATCGCCAAGCTGGTCCTGCGCGACATGCTCGAGCGCCAGCAGGAGGAAGAGGAAGGCGCCGAAGGCGTGCAGATGATGACCCTGCACGCCTCCAAGGGCCTGGAATTCCCCTACGTGTTCATCCTCGGCGTGGAGGAGGAAATCCTCCCGCACCGTTCCAGCATCGAGGCCGACACCATCGAGGAAGAGCGCCGCCTGGCCTACGTCGGCATCACCCGGGCGAAGAAGAACCTGGCGATGACCTTCGCCGCCAAGCGCAAGCAGTACGGCGAGATCATCGACTGCTCGCCGAGTCGCTTCCTTGACGAATTGCCGCCCGAAGACCTGGTCTGGGAAGGCCAGGAAGACGCACCGCAGGAAGTGAAGGCAGCCAAGGGCAACGCAGCACTGGCGGATATCCGCGCACTGCTCAAGCGCTGA
- a CDS encoding xanthine phosphoribosyltransferase: MNILKDKIRSEGIVLSDQVLKVDAFLNHQIDPLLMKHIGHEFAERFKNQGITKIVTIEASGIAPAVMAGLELGIPVIFARKFQSLTLKNDLLISKVFSFTKQTESTIAISARHLTSADHVLVIDDFLANGHAAKALIDLIGQAGASVAGMGIVIEKSFQDGRALLESEGYRVESLARVKSLANGQVEFLDD; the protein is encoded by the coding sequence TTGAACATCCTCAAAGACAAGATTCGCAGCGAAGGCATCGTCCTCTCCGACCAGGTTCTCAAGGTAGACGCCTTCCTCAACCACCAGATCGACCCGCTGCTGATGAAGCACATCGGCCATGAGTTCGCCGAGCGCTTCAAGAACCAGGGCATCACCAAGATCGTCACCATCGAGGCCTCGGGCATCGCCCCGGCGGTCATGGCCGGCCTGGAGCTGGGCATTCCGGTGATCTTCGCCCGCAAGTTCCAATCGCTGACGCTGAAGAACGACCTGCTGATCTCCAAGGTGTTCTCCTTCACCAAGCAGACCGAAAGCACCATTGCCATCTCGGCGCGCCACCTGACCAGTGCCGACCACGTGCTGGTGATCGACGACTTCCTCGCCAACGGCCACGCCGCCAAGGCGCTGATCGACCTGATCGGCCAGGCCGGGGCGAGCGTCGCCGGCATGGGCATCGTCATCGAGAAATCGTTCCAGGACGGCCGCGCGCTGCTGGAAAGCGAAGGCTACCGCGTGGAATCGCTGGCGCGTGTGAAGTCTCTGGCGAACGGCCAGGTCGAGTTCCTCGACGACTGA